The Bryobacteraceae bacterium genome includes a window with the following:
- a CDS encoding pilus assembly protein CpaC, protein MNRQSLFHRGAKALIAASAIIISMAPAWAQGAAEEIRVTLGRSVVIDYPEDVSRISTSNPEVVDYVPVSTREILLHARGVGSATLVVWAKSGQRNFYNVNVEMNLEPLRKLLRETFPGEDIQVAAARDSISLNGTVSSQAVADRAAALLQGVTKNVVNNLRAKPAPADKQVLLRVKFAELNRSQIQQFGLNLISTGAANTPGIVTTSQFSPPRPTNIDGVIPGSLAGTSTSFNLTDALNVFAFRPDLNLAATLRALQQQGFLQILAEPNLLTSNGKEASFLVGGEFPVPVLQGGANAGAVTVQFREFGIRLTFTPNLTENGTLKMYVKPEVSTIDLANAVSLSGFTIPALATRRVESNIELAPGQSFVIGGLIDDRTTENLSRIPGLSSIPLLGALFRSRNENRSKSELIVLVTPEIVEPMSASDPKLQPNMPLGVMPPAMLPQGMPGSSNAGSGAAGPKPQPVERRSDLTKPSGRLR, encoded by the coding sequence GTGAATCGCCAGTCTCTCTTCCATCGCGGAGCCAAAGCCCTGATCGCGGCTTCCGCCATCATCATCTCCATGGCGCCGGCCTGGGCGCAGGGCGCGGCCGAGGAGATCCGCGTCACGCTGGGCCGCAGCGTGGTCATCGACTATCCCGAAGACGTCAGCCGCATTTCCACTTCGAATCCCGAAGTGGTCGACTACGTGCCCGTGTCGACCCGCGAGATCCTCCTGCATGCGCGCGGCGTAGGCTCGGCCACGCTGGTCGTCTGGGCCAAATCGGGGCAGAGGAATTTCTACAACGTCAACGTCGAAATGAACCTCGAGCCGCTGCGGAAACTGCTGCGCGAGACCTTCCCCGGAGAGGACATCCAGGTCGCGGCGGCGCGCGACTCCATCTCGCTGAACGGAACCGTCTCCTCCCAGGCCGTCGCCGACCGGGCCGCGGCGTTGCTGCAGGGAGTGACGAAGAACGTCGTGAACAACCTCCGCGCGAAGCCCGCTCCGGCGGACAAGCAGGTTCTTCTGCGGGTGAAGTTCGCTGAGCTGAACCGGAGCCAGATCCAGCAGTTCGGCCTGAACCTGATTTCCACCGGCGCGGCCAACACGCCGGGGATCGTGACGACGTCGCAGTTCTCTCCGCCGAGGCCAACAAACATTGACGGAGTGATACCGGGCAGCCTGGCCGGAACCTCCACGAGCTTCAACCTGACCGATGCGCTGAACGTGTTCGCGTTCCGCCCCGATCTGAATCTCGCTGCGACCCTGAGGGCGCTTCAGCAGCAGGGGTTCCTGCAGATTCTGGCCGAGCCCAATCTGCTGACCAGCAACGGCAAGGAAGCCAGCTTCCTGGTCGGCGGCGAGTTTCCCGTGCCCGTGCTGCAGGGCGGCGCCAACGCGGGCGCAGTGACAGTGCAGTTCCGGGAGTTCGGCATCCGGCTGACCTTCACGCCGAATCTGACCGAGAACGGAACTCTCAAGATGTATGTGAAGCCGGAGGTGTCGACGATCGATCTCGCCAACGCGGTCAGCCTGAGCGGCTTCACCATTCCCGCGCTGGCCACCCGCCGGGTGGAATCCAACATCGAGCTGGCGCCCGGCCAGAGCTTCGTCATCGGCGGACTCATCGATGACCGGACCACCGAGAACCTGAGCCGCATTCCGGGGCTGTCCAGCATTCCTCTGCTGGGCGCGCTGTTCCGCAGCCGCAACGAGAATCGCAGCAAGTCGGAGCTGATCGTGCTGGTCACGCCGGAGATCGTCGAGCCGATGTCCGCTTCCGATCCGAAGCTGCAGCCGAACATGCCGCTGGGAGTCATGCCGCCGGCCATGCTGCCCCAGGGCATGCCTGGTTCGTCCAATGCGGGATCCGGAGCGGCCGGGCCGAAACCGCAGCCCGTGGAACGCCGGAGCGATCTGACGAAGCCATCGGGCCGGCTGCGCTGA
- a CDS encoding methylcobamide--CoM methyltransferase, which yields MRIPFNPSVYEHAARWAGCSPWEASRDPEKMFRGHRDAWLAYRHRPIVVGIDIYNLEAEAYGARVVAPQGEDSIPAIAEPLFGALDEALDLPPFDPARDGRIAMVIGVGRRLQAELPEAEVRIPVAGPFSIAINLLGIENVCAAVAERPEDARRLLLRLAENQAVFIRAICGAGLRIAFFESAAAPPLISPRQFRTVELPALTRALEITKEITGLASPCILGGDTVKILDDLLSTGTNYVVCNVETNQQRFVDRLCATHPHVAVRINMDPRIVACSDWDAIRTEVDRILAIAAGRPNCLMGTGCLPLETPPENIHRIREYLSA from the coding sequence ATGCGGATCCCGTTCAACCCTTCTGTGTACGAGCACGCGGCGCGCTGGGCCGGCTGCAGCCCGTGGGAGGCGTCCCGCGATCCGGAAAAAATGTTCCGCGGGCACCGGGATGCGTGGCTCGCCTACCGGCACAGGCCGATTGTAGTCGGCATCGACATTTACAATCTGGAAGCCGAGGCCTACGGCGCGCGCGTCGTGGCGCCGCAGGGGGAGGACTCGATTCCGGCGATTGCCGAGCCGTTGTTCGGCGCGCTGGACGAGGCGCTCGATCTGCCGCCCTTCGACCCGGCGCGCGACGGCCGGATCGCGATGGTGATCGGCGTGGGGCGGCGCCTGCAGGCCGAGCTGCCGGAGGCGGAGGTCCGCATCCCGGTGGCGGGCCCGTTTTCGATCGCCATCAACCTGCTGGGCATTGAGAATGTCTGTGCGGCCGTGGCCGAGCGGCCGGAGGACGCGCGCCGCCTTCTGCTGCGTCTGGCGGAAAATCAGGCCGTGTTCATCCGCGCCATCTGCGGCGCGGGTCTCAGAATCGCCTTTTTCGAATCAGCGGCCGCGCCGCCCCTGATCTCTCCGCGGCAGTTCCGCACCGTTGAGCTGCCCGCGCTGACCCGGGCGCTGGAAATCACGAAGGAAATCACGGGCCTCGCTTCGCCCTGCATTCTGGGCGGCGATACCGTGAAAATCCTCGACGACCTTCTCTCCACGGGAACCAATTACGTCGTCTGCAATGTGGAAACCAACCAGCAGCGCTTCGTCGACCGGCTCTGCGCCACTCACCCGCACGTGGCTGTCCGCATCAACATGGACCCCCGCATCGTGGCCTGTTCCGATTGGGACGCCATCCGGACCGAGGTGGACCGCATCCTCGCCATCGCCGCGGGCAGGCCCAATTGTCTGATGGGCACTGGTTGCCTCCCGCTGGAAACCCCGCCGGAAAATATCCACAGGATCCGCGAATACCTCTCCGCCTGA
- a CDS encoding dehydrogenase, which produces MNRRSFVMSAAGAAGVPLFGSPNETIRVAVVGLRGQGNSHIRAYQRMPNVEIAALVDIDESILDRRLEEVEKATGKKPARFVDIRKMLEDKTIDCVSIATPNHSHTLQTIWSLQAGKHVYIEKPCSHNVFESRQIVAAAKKYGKCVQHGVQAHSTEGLQEAKKLIDEGVIGDVYMARGLCFKWRDTIGRAKEEPVPAGVHYDLWLGPAPVRPFTRNRFHYNWHWFWDYGNGDFGNQGIHEVDICRWLLDVRFPTKVSAMGGHFMFDDDQETPNVLVATYEFDVAGKKKFMSFEVRHWMTNSEAGIGERPGGGGGGGNTVGNIFYGSKGYMAIDGYDTYKVFLGRKAEPGPSKRAGGSHHANFIDAVRAGKPEMLNGQIEEGAISCTLMHLANISYRVGRSLKIDPATGEILGDSEAAALMKRQYRKPFVVPDKV; this is translated from the coding sequence ATGAACCGCCGCAGTTTTGTCATGAGCGCCGCCGGGGCCGCAGGGGTTCCGCTGTTCGGCAGTCCGAATGAGACGATCCGCGTGGCCGTGGTCGGCCTGCGAGGGCAGGGCAACAGCCACATCCGCGCCTACCAGCGGATGCCGAATGTCGAAATCGCCGCGTTGGTCGACATCGACGAGTCGATCCTCGATCGCCGGCTCGAGGAGGTGGAAAAGGCCACGGGCAAGAAGCCGGCGCGCTTCGTCGACATCCGGAAGATGCTCGAAGACAAGACGATCGATTGCGTGTCGATCGCCACGCCGAACCACAGCCATACGCTGCAGACCATCTGGTCGCTGCAGGCGGGCAAGCACGTCTACATCGAGAAGCCGTGCTCGCACAATGTTTTCGAGTCGCGCCAGATCGTGGCAGCGGCGAAGAAGTACGGCAAATGCGTGCAGCACGGCGTGCAGGCGCACTCGACCGAAGGGCTTCAGGAGGCCAAGAAGCTCATCGACGAGGGCGTGATCGGCGACGTCTACATGGCGCGCGGACTCTGCTTCAAGTGGCGGGACACGATTGGCCGCGCAAAAGAAGAGCCCGTGCCGGCGGGCGTGCACTACGACCTGTGGCTGGGACCTGCGCCCGTGAGGCCGTTCACGCGGAACCGGTTCCACTACAACTGGCACTGGTTCTGGGACTACGGCAACGGCGACTTCGGCAATCAGGGCATCCACGAAGTGGACATTTGCCGCTGGCTGCTCGACGTGCGTTTCCCGACGAAAGTCAGCGCCATGGGCGGGCACTTCATGTTCGACGACGATCAGGAGACGCCCAACGTGCTGGTGGCGACCTATGAGTTTGATGTGGCTGGCAAGAAGAAGTTCATGAGCTTCGAGGTGCGCCACTGGATGACCAACAGCGAGGCAGGCATCGGCGAGCGGCCGGGCGGCGGCGGGGGAGGCGGCAACACGGTGGGCAACATCTTCTACGGGTCAAAAGGCTACATGGCCATCGACGGTTACGACACCTACAAGGTGTTCCTGGGCCGGAAAGCCGAGCCCGGTCCGTCGAAGAGGGCCGGCGGTTCTCACCACGCCAATTTCATTGACGCCGTCCGGGCGGGCAAGCCCGAGATGCTGAACGGGCAGATCGAGGAAGGTGCGATCAGCTGCACACTGATGCACCTGGCCAACATCAGCTACCGTGTGGGGCGCAGCCTGAAGATCGACCCGGCGACCGGAGAGATCCTGGGCGACTCCGAAGCCGCGGCGCTGATGAAGCGGCAGTACAGGAAGCCGTTCGTGGTCCCAGACAAGGTCTGA
- the gph gene encoding phosphoglycolate phosphatase, translating into MALVIFDLDGTLVDSVDDLCNSVNAARAYMGLPALPHDVVASYVGNGAPVLIRRAMGPEATEQQVEDALAFFLSYYREHMLDHTRPYPGVVETLETLHSRGVRMAVLTNKPQRFSRDMCAGLGLSQYFFQIYGGNSFEQKKPDPVGIRTLMQEAQARQQETWMVGDSATDVLTARNAGVRSVGVTYGISPESLKETPPDFLIHSITELPALLERAR; encoded by the coding sequence ATGGCGCTGGTGATTTTCGATCTCGACGGCACGCTGGTCGACTCCGTCGACGACCTGTGCAATTCAGTGAATGCGGCCCGAGCTTACATGGGCCTTCCGGCGCTGCCGCACGACGTCGTCGCCTCCTATGTCGGCAACGGTGCGCCGGTTCTGATCCGCCGCGCCATGGGGCCTGAGGCCACGGAGCAGCAGGTCGAGGACGCGCTCGCATTCTTTCTGAGCTACTATCGCGAGCACATGCTCGATCACACGCGTCCTTATCCCGGCGTGGTCGAGACACTCGAAACCCTGCACTCGCGCGGCGTCCGGATGGCCGTTCTCACCAACAAGCCCCAGAGGTTTTCGCGCGACATGTGCGCCGGGCTCGGCCTGTCGCAGTACTTTTTCCAGATCTACGGCGGCAACAGTTTCGAGCAGAAAAAGCCCGACCCCGTGGGCATCCGCACGCTGATGCAGGAGGCGCAGGCGCGTCAGCAGGAAACCTGGATGGTAGGCGACTCGGCCACGGACGTGCTCACCGCGCGCAACGCCGGCGTCCGCAGCGTCGGCGTCACCTACGGCATCAGCCCGGAGTCGCTCAAAGAAACGCCGCCGGATTTCCTCATCCACTCCATCACCGAGCTGCCGGCGCTGCTGGAACGCGCGCGCTGA
- the tadA gene encoding secretion system protein TadA: protein MIPNLEQKPVPQMSWEQRLLKSAGRPKTALKPEYQELKFTLHRKLLDKINLEALATIDNQRVRSEVRQALISLIDGEPTLLSALEKQQICDEVLDEVFGLGPLEPLLQDPTISDILVNGSKQVYVERKGVLELTSVTFRDDAHLLRIIDKIVSQVGRRVDESNPMVDARLLDGSRVNAIIPPLALDGPVMSIRRFTQDKLMPADLVERKAMTRGMMELLEAAVKARLNIIIIGGTGAGKTTLLNALSFFINPKERIVTIEDAAELQLKQPHVVRLETRPPNLEGHGAVRQRELLINSLRMRPDRIVVGEVRGPEALDMLQAMNTGHDGSLTTIHANSPRDGISRLEVMVSMANASMQLISIRQQIASAVHLLVQAARFSDGSRRVTNITEVTGMEGEIVTLQDIFVFEKRGLSPEGRVLGRFAATGIRPKFYEKLLAAGIRLRPDIFDEVEEV from the coding sequence ATGATTCCGAACCTGGAGCAGAAACCGGTTCCGCAAATGAGTTGGGAACAGCGCCTTCTGAAGAGCGCTGGCCGCCCGAAGACCGCGCTGAAACCGGAATATCAGGAGCTGAAGTTTACTCTCCACCGCAAGCTGCTCGACAAGATCAACCTGGAAGCCCTGGCGACGATTGACAATCAGCGCGTCCGCTCGGAGGTCCGCCAGGCGCTGATCTCCCTGATCGACGGCGAGCCGACGCTTCTCAGCGCGCTGGAGAAGCAGCAGATCTGCGACGAGGTCCTCGACGAAGTCTTCGGCCTGGGGCCGCTCGAGCCGCTGCTGCAGGATCCGACCATCTCCGACATCCTTGTCAACGGCAGCAAGCAGGTCTATGTCGAGCGCAAGGGCGTGCTGGAGCTGACGAGCGTGACTTTCCGCGACGACGCCCACCTGCTGCGGATCATCGACAAGATCGTCAGCCAGGTGGGCCGCCGCGTCGACGAATCCAACCCGATGGTGGACGCCCGTCTGCTGGACGGCAGCCGCGTGAACGCCATCATCCCGCCGCTGGCGCTGGACGGACCGGTGATGTCGATCCGCCGCTTCACCCAGGACAAGCTGATGCCGGCCGACCTGGTCGAACGCAAGGCGATGACCCGGGGGATGATGGAGCTGCTCGAGGCGGCCGTCAAGGCGCGGCTGAACATCATCATCATCGGCGGCACCGGCGCCGGCAAGACCACGCTGCTCAACGCGCTCTCGTTCTTCATCAACCCGAAGGAACGCATCGTCACCATCGAAGACGCCGCCGAACTCCAGCTCAAGCAGCCCCACGTCGTGAGGCTGGAGACCCGTCCGCCGAACCTGGAGGGCCACGGAGCGGTGCGGCAGCGGGAGCTGCTGATCAACAGCCTCCGTATGCGCCCGGACCGCATCGTGGTGGGCGAGGTCCGCGGCCCGGAGGCGCTCGACATGCTCCAGGCGATGAACACCGGCCACGACGGATCTCTGACGACGATCCACGCCAACTCGCCGCGCGACGGCATCAGCCGCCTCGAAGTGATGGTTTCCATGGCCAACGCCAGCATGCAGCTGATCTCGATCCGCCAGCAGATCGCCAGCGCCGTGCACCTGCTGGTGCAGGCGGCGCGCTTCAGCGACGGCTCCCGCCGCGTGACCAACATCACCGAAGTGACGGGCATGGAAGGCGAGATCGTCACGCTGCAGGACATCTTCGTGTTCGAGAAACGCGGCCTCTCGCCGGAGGGAAGGGTGCTCGGGCGGTTCGCGGCCACGGGCATCCGGCCGAAGTTCTACGAGAAGCTTCTGGCGGCGGGCATCCGCCTGCGGCCGGACATCTTCGACGAAGTCGAGGAGGTCTGA
- a CDS encoding sulfatase, protein MNERDLRFLLRRRRFLKEVACGIGMMGLADLLAADGRTADTANPLAPRKPHFPGKAKNVIFMFMEGAPSQMDLYDPKPALQKYAGQPLPDSLASQLRLAFTKKDAKILPSPRVFRPHGQSGIEFSDYIPHIASCADDLCLVRSMQTEAFNHHPGQALLFTGSIQLGRPTMGAWVLYGLGSESKNLPGFVVLSSGVGTSGGASNFSCGFMPSHYQGTLFRNSGDPILYLSNPEGVSAETQRETLDLIGDLNREHLSETGDQEIASRIANYELAWRMQSAAPELADLSSEPKHIREMYGLDDPVTRQFATNCILARRLVERGVRFVLMMDASWDQHTYLNRDLKKNCDRTDKPTAALIKDLKQRGLLESTLVVWGGEFGRTPIVEIRNTADPENAGRDHHPLAYSMWLAGGGIRGGQVIGKTDELGFNVVEDPVHVHDLQATILHCLGFDHTRLTYRHMGRDFRLTDVHGEVVQKMLA, encoded by the coding sequence ATGAACGAACGCGATTTGCGCTTCCTGCTCCGCCGCCGGCGATTCCTCAAGGAAGTGGCGTGCGGCATCGGCATGATGGGGTTGGCCGATCTGCTGGCCGCCGACGGACGGACGGCGGACACAGCCAATCCGTTGGCGCCGAGAAAGCCGCATTTTCCCGGCAAGGCGAAAAACGTCATTTTCATGTTCATGGAAGGCGCGCCCAGCCAGATGGATCTGTATGATCCAAAGCCGGCGCTTCAGAAATACGCCGGCCAGCCGCTGCCGGACTCGCTCGCCTCGCAACTCAGACTGGCTTTCACGAAAAAAGACGCGAAGATTCTGCCCAGTCCCCGCGTTTTCCGGCCGCACGGCCAGAGCGGGATCGAGTTTTCCGACTACATTCCCCATATCGCTTCCTGCGCGGACGATCTTTGCCTTGTGCGGTCGATGCAGACGGAGGCGTTCAACCACCACCCGGGGCAGGCGCTGCTGTTCACGGGCTCCATCCAGCTTGGCCGCCCGACGATGGGCGCCTGGGTCCTGTACGGACTCGGCAGCGAGTCGAAAAACCTGCCGGGCTTTGTGGTGCTCAGCTCGGGCGTCGGAACCAGCGGCGGGGCTTCCAATTTTTCCTGCGGCTTCATGCCGTCCCACTACCAGGGGACTCTGTTCCGCAACTCCGGCGATCCCATCCTCTATCTGTCGAATCCCGAGGGCGTCTCCGCCGAAACGCAGCGCGAGACGCTGGACCTGATCGGCGATCTGAACCGCGAGCACCTGTCCGAGACGGGCGATCAGGAAATCGCGTCCCGCATCGCGAACTACGAGCTCGCCTGGCGCATGCAGTCAGCCGCTCCGGAGCTGGCCGATCTTTCCAGCGAGCCGAAACATATCCGGGAGATGTACGGGCTGGACGATCCGGTGACGCGTCAGTTCGCCACCAACTGCATCCTCGCGCGCAGGCTGGTGGAGCGGGGCGTGCGGTTCGTCCTGATGATGGACGCCAGCTGGGACCAGCACACGTACCTGAACAGGGACCTGAAGAAAAATTGCGACCGCACGGACAAACCGACGGCGGCGCTGATCAAGGATCTCAAGCAGCGCGGACTGCTCGAGTCAACGCTGGTGGTTTGGGGCGGCGAGTTCGGCCGCACGCCGATCGTGGAGATCCGGAACACCGCCGATCCGGAGAACGCCGGCCGCGACCATCATCCGCTTGCTTATTCGATGTGGCTCGCCGGCGGCGGCATCCGCGGAGGGCAGGTGATCGGGAAGACGGACGAGCTTGGTTTCAACGTGGTGGAAGATCCCGTGCATGTCCACGACCTTCAGGCCACGATCCTGCATTGCCTCGGGTTCGATCACACCCGCCTGACCTACCGGCACATGGGGCGAGACTTCCGCCTGACGGATGTGCACGGCGAAGTCGTCCAGAAAATGCTCGCCTGA
- a CDS encoding transcriptional regulator: MHGSAGARERALTAVLVAPDRNLAEKFRSAAAEPKVFEILSEIKEYPSAVTLEMRLRQIQPDVLLIDLATDFDSAAALIRAAAAVQPPIQAVGLHYRPDPEAVIRGFRAGASEFLAAPFDASAQREAAARIRRLKAPETGPQEEAGTLVAFAPAKPGSGASTLSTQAAFALKRLTGRRVLLVDLDVLGGSIAFQLKLRPTYSVLDAIERSSRLDPGTWSALVAPAGGIDVLAAPDSPLAEEIDASGLHDVLEYSRMMYDWVVIDTPSVFHPHSLLALSEADTALLVSTADLVSLHMARRAVGLLTQLGYGRDRFQMVVNRLERGAGLSVSDMEKIFGCSVLATLPEDPQPVHRTVTRVEPLGADCELGKALEQMLKKVQGMAASAGRPKAAGTEGRPVAAEL; the protein is encoded by the coding sequence ATGCACGGCAGCGCAGGCGCCCGTGAAAGGGCTCTGACTGCGGTTCTGGTGGCTCCGGACCGGAACCTGGCGGAGAAGTTCCGGAGCGCGGCTGCCGAGCCGAAAGTCTTCGAGATCCTGTCCGAGATCAAGGAGTACCCGTCCGCCGTGACGCTGGAGATGCGCCTGCGGCAGATCCAGCCGGACGTTCTCCTGATCGATCTGGCCACGGACTTCGATTCGGCGGCCGCGTTGATCCGGGCCGCGGCGGCCGTTCAGCCCCCAATCCAGGCGGTCGGCCTGCACTACAGGCCCGACCCCGAGGCGGTCATCCGCGGCTTCCGCGCCGGGGCTTCGGAATTCCTCGCGGCCCCCTTCGACGCCAGCGCGCAGCGGGAGGCGGCAGCGCGGATCCGCCGTCTGAAGGCGCCGGAAACCGGTCCTCAGGAGGAAGCGGGCACGCTGGTCGCCTTCGCGCCTGCCAAGCCAGGCTCGGGGGCTTCCACCCTGAGCACGCAGGCCGCCTTCGCCCTGAAGCGGCTGACAGGGCGGCGCGTCCTGCTGGTCGACCTGGATGTGCTGGGAGGCTCGATCGCGTTCCAGCTCAAGCTGCGCCCGACCTACTCGGTGCTCGACGCGATTGAGCGCTCCTCGCGGCTCGATCCGGGCACGTGGTCGGCCCTGGTGGCGCCGGCGGGCGGCATCGACGTGCTCGCCGCGCCGGACTCGCCCCTCGCCGAGGAGATCGACGCATCGGGCCTGCACGACGTGCTCGAGTACAGCCGGATGATGTACGACTGGGTGGTCATCGACACGCCCTCGGTCTTCCATCCGCACAGTCTCCTGGCGCTGTCCGAGGCGGACACGGCGCTGCTCGTGTCGACGGCCGATCTGGTCAGCCTCCATATGGCCCGGCGCGCCGTGGGGCTGCTGACGCAGCTGGGCTACGGCCGGGACCGCTTCCAGATGGTCGTGAACCGCCTCGAGCGCGGAGCCGGGCTGTCGGTCTCCGACATGGAGAAGATTTTCGGCTGTTCCGTGCTGGCCACGCTCCCGGAAGATCCGCAGCCAGTGCACCGGACAGTGACGCGGGTCGAGCCGCTGGGCGCCGATTGCGAGCTGGGGAAGGCGCTGGAGCAGATGTTGAAGAAAGTGCAAGGGATGGCGGCTTCCGCAGGCCGCCCGAAGGCGGCTGGAACCGAAGGCCGGCCCGTGGCGGCGGAATTGTGA